One region of Asterias rubens chromosome 5, eAstRub1.3, whole genome shotgun sequence genomic DNA includes:
- the LOC117290924 gene encoding uncharacterized protein LOC117290924, with protein sequence MQKSVIFTRPPKVLEYNLPTDSTPTASSISSSVAIHIASSNAVGNASSSAPSIRLGNASSNPSDTVSDTASSIAINDFVAVQVSCVGKQMTKKMHIAKVINILPADQFVLSYMMQSNSHNNLYTWPPGEEVFFVHPILDIICVLKESLTFIGSRMFSQFDMSHAQQKLSCTNEQ encoded by the exons ATGCAGAAATCTGTCATTTTCACCAGACCACCGAAAG TTCTTGAGTACAACCTCCCAACCGACTCAACACCGACTGCTTCCAGCATCTCATCCAGTGTTGCAATCCACATTGCATCTAGCAATGCAGTCGGCAACGCATCCAGCAGTGCACCCAGCATCAGATTGGGCAACGCATCCAGCAACCCATCCGACACCGTATCCGACACGGCATCCAGCATCGCAATAAATGATTTTGTGGCAGTGCAGGTCTCCTGTGTGGGGAAGCAAATGACGAAGAAGATGCATATCGCAAAG GTCATTAACATTCTTCCAGCGGACCAGTTTGTGCTTTCATACATGATGCAAAGCAACAGCCATAACAACCTGTACACGTGGCCGCCTGGAGAggaagttttttttgttcaccctaTATTAGATATTATTTGTGTGCTCAAAGAGTCACTTACATTTATTGGTTCTCGTATGTTTTCTCAATTTGACATGTCTCACGCTCAGCAAAAGTTGTCTTGCACAAACGAACAGTAA